CGCTAAGATTGGCATACAAAGACAATAACACAAAACCAAAAGAACTCTTTATAGGAATAATAGGGGCAGCGCTTCATGACATTGGTTCATCTCTTATAGAAAGATACAGCGAATCACAAAGATTAGTACGCCATGCTGAAATGGGAGCATTACTTTTTAAGAGAATATCTCAAAAATTAAAAATACTAAACAAAGAAGAAGAGTTTTTAATTTGTTATGCAATAGCAGCTCATACAACATACTTAAAAGTCTATTATTTCAAAAAATTCAAAGTAGAGCCATATAAATATATTTTGAATAATAAAGTTGTGATGTCTTTTCAATATCCTCGCTTTGCAGATAGATTGGACGCAAATGGAGCTTTTCTTGTAGCAAGAGATTATCTTATTTTAAATAAAAGCCATATGCACGATGGGTCTATGGGAAAATTTTTCAAAACAAATTTTAAAGATGACATGAAAATAACACTAAGAGCTCAAGATGAAATTGAAAAATCTGGAGGATATAGAACAGCATTAGAACATTTAAATATTTATATGCTTGGACAGAAAAATTCCATTCACTCTCAATATGATACCAATGTAATGGAATATTTTAGAGACAATGAAACAAAAAATTTAAAAAATATAATAAATTCCATACTAAAGCCCAAAAAATTAGAAAGTAAAAAGATAGATGAAATACAAAAAAAATGGACCATATTTCTATATAAAAATATAGAACCAACTGAAATTGGTAAAAAAACAGCCATAGGACTAAGTAAAAAGTTTAAAAGGTTGAAAGAAAATGAAATAAATGCTTGGACCTATGGATTTTATATAACAATGCAAGAATACAACAAATCTGCCTATGAAATGCTTAAATTTTTAGATAAAATACCAAAAGAATATCAGACTCTACCTGTAATAGGTAAACTCAAAACACTTATAAAACCTAGCATAAAATTTGACAATTAGACTATTTTTGATATAATTTCTTACATTACTAAATAAACTAATAATATGGCACATAAAAAAGCTGGTGGTTCTACCTCGCTTGGACGAGACTCAAAAGCAAAGAAACTTGGAATAAAAATAAACAATGGACAATTTATAAAACCAGGACAAGTTATAGTAAGACAAAGAGGTACAAAATATTATCCTGGTAAAAATGTAAAAAAAGGTGGAGATGATACTCTTTTTGCAATAAACTCTGGTACTGTAAAATATTCCAAAAAAAAAGTAATAAGATTTGATGGAAATTTAAAACCTAGAAATACTGTATCTGTAGAACCCGTAACTTCAAAAAAATAATTCAAAACTTTTATAAACAAAAAAGTATCTTTTAAAAGATACTTTTTTGTTTATATAACTTATTTATCCCGCGAAGCGGGATCCCGCAACAATTATAAATTATCATATTTACCTCACCCCCATCCCCTCTCCATCTTTCGACTTCGCTCAAGATAGAGAGGGGTGATTGCTTTGATATATAATCTAAGCTTTTCTCCCCTCTCCATTATAAATGGAGAGGGGTTGCTCGCCTTGGCATAGCTTTAGCGTAGCCAGGGGGGTGAGGTTATTTTATATTTCTATTCAATCACTTCACCTAGTGTATAATCCCCAAAGAAAGCATCTGGTAAGTCATGAACTAGTTTATTCCAATTAGTACCATATAACTCTATTGCTTTTTCTTCTGTCTTTATCCATCTTATAGTTCCATTACTTCCCACTAGATATACTTTAGCTACTGTTGGTATTTTAAATAGTATACCAGCATTGTATGGAACATTCTTTCCTAGTGTATAAGTAGCTAGTTCTTCTTTGGTTATTGTAGTTACAAATGAAAAATCATTATCAAAGTATGAATACCATATCTTTTCATTTACATATGAATGTCTAATGTTGTCAGTATCTACAAAGTACACTGTACTAGTATCCTCTGTCTTTACCCACTTACCTGTAGTCCAGAATGATTGTGGAATACTACTTCCTACATCTTTTGTATCAATGGTAGATGGTACTCCAGTAATGTTAAATATTGCAAACTTTGTTAGATGATTTACAGTAAACACAACTTTATTTGTAACTGTGTCAAATACAGCACCTGGTATTAATATCCAACTATCAGATATTGAATCATAATAATATACTCCTAGATTAGATGTATTATCTGGAAGAGATGGTATTGTAATTATATATAATAGTTAGATTGTTAGTAAATGATGTAATAGAAATATTATTAGTATCAACTGCTGATATATTAAATATACTTCCACCTATCATAAATGCACCTGTTGTAACAGTTGGTGTATTATCAGTACTTAATATTCCTTGACTTACAGTAATAGTAGTATTAGATGTTACAGTGTTTGATGGTACTACAACAGTAATAGCAGAACTATCAGTAAATGTATAATTAAGTGTTCCACCATTTGTTGGTGTAACAGTAGTAGAATATGTTGGTATAGTTGGTGGTGTAACTATTGTAGAACCAGTCCATCCTCCACCTGTTGAACCAGATGATGGTCTTGCTATCACATTTACTACTCTTGTAGAAGTACTTGTATTAGTAGCAGTGTCACTTACTACATATGTGACAGTATATGATCCTATAGTATTTATATCTACATTACTAGTTGTTACTATATCATTTGTTATATCTCCATCTACTGCATCTGTAGCTGTAGCTCCTTCATCATAATAACTATCTCCTTTGTATATTGATAGTGGATTTGATCCTAGTATAGTTATTATTGGACTAGTATTATCAAGTATTGCTGATACTGTTGTAGTGCTAGTATTATCAGCTGTATCTTTTGCTTGAATGTGTAAATAATATGTTCCATCACCACTAGATTGTGTTGTTGATGTTGTAGTACCATATACTTCATCAGTAAATTCATGTGTTTCTACTTGATTTACTATATATCTATATGTAGCTTCTTCATTACTACTCCAGTTCCATGTTTTAGTCTTTGTTGGTGTAGTGTCGTTTGATAGACCTGAGATGGTTGGAGCTATACCATCCTCTAATAACCATAACTCAGCTCCATTTACTCCATCATTAGCCTGAAAATACAATACTCCATCTAGGTTTGTAAGGCTGAATGGGGAAGAATCACCACCAGAAGAAATATCCTTTACCATTACTGTGCCTTCACTTGTTCCATCTGATTTCCATAGTTCTAATCCATTTGTTCCGTCTGTAGCTCTAAAATACAATACTCCGTTTACATCTGTAAAATTGGATGGGGAAGAATCACCACCAGAAGAAATATCCTTTACCATTACTGTGCCTTCACTTGTTCCATCTGATTTCCATAGTTCTAATCCATTTATTCCGTCTTTAGCCTGAAAATACAATACCCCGTTTACATCTGTAAGGTAGGATGGATAAGAACTACTAAAAGGATGAATATCTTTTACCATCACTGTTCCTTCGCTAGTTCCGTCTGATTTCCATAGTTCTAATCCATTTGTTCCGTCTGTAGCCTGAAAATACAATACCCCGTTTACATCTGTAAGGTAGGATGGGGAAGAATCACCACCAGAAGAAATATCCTTTACCATTACTGTGCCTTCACTTGTTCCATCTGATTTCCATAGTTCTATTCCATTTATTCCGTCTTTAGCCTGAAAATACAATACCCCGTTTACATCTGTAAGGTAGGATGGATAAGAACTACTAAAAGGATGAATATCTTTTACCATCACTGTTCCTTCGCTAGTTCCGTCTGATTTCCATAGTTCTAATCCATTTGTTCCATTATTAGCGAAAAAATATAATACTCCGTTTAGATTTGTAAGGTAGTCTTGAGAAGAACCACTAACACCAGGACGAATATCTTTTACCATCACTGTTCCTTCGCTTGTTCCATCTGATTTCCATAGTTCTTCTCCATTTGTTCCATTATTGGCTTTAAAATATAATACTCCATTTACATCTGTAAGGTAGATTGGAGAAGAACTACTAAAACCAGGACGAATATCTTTTACCATCACTGTACCTTCACTTGTTCCATCTGATTTCCATAGTTCTATTCCATTTGTTCCATTATTAGCTTGAAAATACAATACTCCGTTTACATCTGTAAGGAATTGTGGATTAGAATTACTAATACCAGTATAAATATCTTTTATCATTACTGTGCCTTCACTTGTTCCATCTGATTTCCATAGTTCTTTTCCATTTGTTCCATTATTAGCGAAAAAATATGCTACTCCGTTTACGTTTGTAATCCAGGATGGAGAAGAACCAATACTACCAGGATAAATATCTTTTATCATTGTTGGTTCTACTGATGCATCTACCATTATTGGGTTAGATAAAAAATAAGAAAAAGATATTAATATGAATACATATACTTTAAAATGATTTTTCATAATATTATTTTATTTATTTAAATTTAAATTAATATAAATATATTATCTAATAGATTTAATATATTTTATTATTACCTTTAATTGATAATTTTAATAAATTTATTATATCACAAAATATGAGGGGGGTAGATTAATAAAAAATTATTTATAAAAAAATAAACTCTTGCAAAGCAAACGCTATAATCAAAATATAAATAATAAAACAAATAACTGCTTTTTATACTATCAAGCAATTAATCCTGTCAGGTCAAATACACACCATGGCGGTATACCGTGGACTCGACTATTAAGCAATTAAACTATTATGCTATTATTCTATCCCGCAACAATTATAAATTATATAGAGGCGGGATTAATCTATTATTTAAGATATTTTTTCATAGCTATAAGACTACTAAATCCAGAAAACAAACTAGATATAACAAATTCACTAAAAAATATAATTATGAAATTGGAATTAAAATATGTCAATAAATTTGTGGGATAACCTTCAAACAATCTCACAACAATAGGATTTAAAATAGATAAAGATATATAAACCAACAATATTACAATAAAAATAGAAATAATATTATAAAGCAATATTTCCAACATAAATGGAGATTTTATAAAATTACTTGTAGCACCGACAAGCTTCATTATTGATATTTCTTCTCTATATGTATAAACCCCTATTTTTATAGAATTATAAACCATCATAAGAGTCATAATCATAAACAATATTGAAACTATATATCCAGCAATTTTTATTTTACTAGATACAGAATCAATTCTATTTGTAACAGTTGCATAATCTTGAAATTGACTTTCGTCCACATCAAACAAATTGCTATATTGACTCTCTTTCAGTTCTGTTAAAATATCATCATAAAGAGATATGTCTTTTGCCTTTATTTTCAAACTTGGCAAAAATACATCACCACCATCTTGTTTTAATTCATCAACTGCATCTATTATATCCTCATTTGATGAATATTTATTTTCAAATTTTGAAAGTGCTGTCTCAGAAGATACATATTCAACACTTTTTATATATTCCGAAGACAAAATTTTGTCCTTGAATTCGCTTATTTGATCCTCTGTTACACTTTGTTTGAAATAAACACTTACATCTACTTTGTCTTTTACCAAATCTATTGCATTATCTGCTAATAAATTAAAAATAATCAAAAA
This Patescibacteria group bacterium DNA region includes the following protein-coding sequences:
- a CDS encoding HD domain-containing protein, translated to MLNSKNIQLIKILHLENELENWKEIKELKSKINIDFFDNVNIKNKKEAISKSIFVIKSILKELDKQKIDILKMDPGHGIGHMTRDYINALRLAYKDNNTKPKELFIGIIGAALHDIGSSLIERYSESQRLVRHAEMGALLFKRISQKLKILNKEEEFLICYAIAAHTTYLKVYYFKKFKVEPYKYILNNKVVMSFQYPRFADRLDANGAFLVARDYLILNKSHMHDGSMGKFFKTNFKDDMKITLRAQDEIEKSGGYRTALEHLNIYMLGQKNSIHSQYDTNVMEYFRDNETKNLKNIINSILKPKKLESKKIDEIQKKWTIFLYKNIEPTEIGKKTAIGLSKKFKRLKENEINAWTYGFYITMQEYNKSAYEMLKFLDKIPKEYQTLPVIGKLKTLIKPSIKFDN
- a CDS encoding DUF5011 domain-containing protein, whose translation is MKNHFKVYVFILISFSYFLSNPIMVDASVEPTMIKDIYPGSIGSSPSWITNVNGVAYFFANNGTNGKELWKSDGTSEGTVMIKDIYTGISNSNPQFLTDVNGVLYFQANNGTNGIELWKSDGTSEGTVMVKDIRPGFSSSSPIYLTDVNGVLYFKANNGTNGEELWKSDGTSEGTVMVKDIRPGVSGSSQDYLTNLNGVLYFFANNGTNGLELWKSDGTSEGTVMVKDIHPFSSSYPSYLTDVNGVLYFQAKDGINGIELWKSDGTSEGTVMVKDISSGGDSSPSYLTDVNGVLYFQATDGTNGLELWKSDGTSEGTVMVKDIHPFSSSYPSYLTDVNGVLYFQAKDGINGLELWKSDGTSEGTVMVKDISSGGDSSPSNFTDVNGVLYFRATDGTNGLELWKSDGTSEGTVMVKDISSGGDSSPFSLTNLDGVLYFQANDGVNGAELWLLEDGIAPTISGLSNDTTPTKTKTWNWSSNEEATYRYIVNQVETHEFTDEVYGTTTSTTQSSGDGTYYLHIQAKDTADNTSTTTVSAILDNTSPIITILGSNPLSIYKGDSYYDEGATATDAVDGDITNDIVTTSNVDINTIGSYTVTYVVSDTATNTSTSTRVVNVIARPSSGSTGGGWTGSTIVTPPTIPTYSTTVTPTNGGTLNYTFTDSSAITVVVPSNTVTSNTTITVSQGILSTDNTPTVTTGAFMIGGSIFNISAVDTNNISITSFTNNLTIIYNYNTISSR
- the rpmA gene encoding 50S ribosomal protein L27 is translated as MAHKKAGGSTSLGRDSKAKKLGIKINNGQFIKPGQVIVRQRGTKYYPGKNVKKGGDDTLFAINSGTVKYSKKKVIRFDGNLKPRNTVSVEPVTSKK
- a CDS encoding permease-like cell division protein FtsX, producing MYSSLSRIFKLAFQNFFRNIWLSVINITIITLTLLTVNFLIIFNLLADNAIDLVKDKVDVSVYFKQSVTEDQISEFKDKILSSEYIKSVEYVSSETALSKFENKYSSNEDIIDAVDELKQDGGDVFLPSLKIKAKDISLYDDILTELKESQYSNLFDVDESQFQDYATVTNRIDSVSSKIKIAGYIVSILFMIMTLMMVYNSIKIGVYTYREEISIMKLVGATSNFIKSPFMLEILLYNIISIFIVILLVYISLSILNPIVVRLFEGYPTNLLTYFNSNFIIIFFSEFVISSLFSGFSSLIAMKKYLK